A region from the Papio anubis isolate 15944 chromosome 6, Panubis1.0, whole genome shotgun sequence genome encodes:
- the NOL7 gene encoding nucleolar protein 7 has protein sequence MVQLRPRASRAPASAEAMVDEGQPASEEEEAEHGLLLGQPSSGAAAEPLEEDEEGDDEFDDEAPEELTFASAQAEAREEERRVRETVRRDKTLLKEKRKRREELFIEQKKRKLLPDTILEKLTTASQTNVKKSPGKVKEVNLQKKNEDCEKGNDSKKVKVQKVQSVSQNKSYLAVRLKDQDLRDSRQQAAQAFIHNSLYGPGTNRTTVNKFLSLANKRLPVKKAAVQFLNNAWGIQKKQNAKRFKRRWMVRKMKTKK, from the exons ATGGTGCAGCTGCGACCGCGCGCGTCTCGCGCCCCGGCGTCGGCGGAGGCGATGGTGGACGAGGGCCAGCCGGCctcggaggaggaggaggcggagcACGGGCTGTTGCTCGGTCAGCCCAGCAGCGGCGCGGCCGCCGAGCCGCTGGAGGAAGACGAGGAAGGGGACGATGAGTTTGACGACGAGGCCCCGGAGGAGCTGACTTTCGCCAGCGCCCAGGCGGAAGCGAGAGAAGAGGAGCGGCGAGTGCGGGAGACCGTGCGCAG GGATAAAACGCTcctgaaggagaagaggaagcGACGCGAGGAGCTGTTCATCGAACAGAAG aaaagaaaactccttCCAGACACTATTTTAGAGAAGTTAACCACAGCTTCACAGACTAA tGTCAAGAAATCGCCAGGAAAGGTCAAAGAAG ttaatttgcaaaagaaaaatgaagactgtgaaaaaggaaatgactCCAAGAAAGTTAAAGTACAAAAAGTACAGTCTGTCAG CCAGAATAAAAGCTACTTGGCCGTCAGGCTAAAAGACCAAGATCTGAGAGATTCAAGGCAACAAGCAGCACAAGCCTTCATACATAATTCATTATATGGGCCAGGAACCAACAGGACTACTG TAAATAAGTTCCTGTCTCTTGCCAACAAGAGGTTACCAGTGAAAAAGGCTGCTGTCCAGTTTTTGAATAATGCTTGGG GaatccagaaaaaacaaaatgccaaGAGGTTTAAAAGACGGTGGATGGTCAGAAAGATGAAAACTAAGAAGTAA